AAAAGCAAAAATCCGATAAATTTTAAATACTCTCATTAAATAACTGTTCTTTCTTAAAGGATAAAAAAGTGAATGCAATGGAAGAAAAAGGCGCAGGCGAAGAAAGGGATATGCGTTTAAGGCTTAATGAGATTTCCCTCAAATGGCAGAAGGAGTGGGAAAAGTCCAAAATATTCAGGGCAGTAGAAACCAGCAGCAGGAAAAAATACTATGTTATGGAGATGTTTCCATACCCGAGCGCAAGCTTCCTGCACATGGGGCATGTGAGAAACTATGCGATAGGCGATGTGTTTGCAAGATACAAGAGAATGTGCGGTTTCAATGTTCTTTATCCAATGGGCTATGACTCATTCGGGCTTCCTGCTGAAAACGCTGCAAAGAAAAGCAATATTCATCCCTCAGAGTACACTCATGATTCTATAAAGAAAATAATGGAATACCAAAAAGCCCTTGGAAGCAGCTATGACTGGGACAGAGCCATATCCACATGCGAGCCTGAATACTACAAGTGGAACCAGTTCTTTTTCATAAAAATGATGGAGAAAGGGCTTGTGTACAGGAAAAAAGCGCCTGTCAACTGGTGCCCTAAGTGCGAGTCAGTGCTTGCAAACGAGGAGGCAGAAGGCGGGAAGTGCTGGCGCTGCGAAAGCGATGTTGTAAAAAAAGAGCTTCCCCAGTGGTTCATGAAAATAACCGCCTATGCTGACGAACTTCTGGAAGGGTTAAGCGGGCTTGAATGGCCTGAAAAGATAAAGACAATGCAGGAAAACTGGATTGGAAAATCACACGGAGTTGAGATAAACTTCAAGATAGATGACGAGGACTGGGCTGTTTTCACAACAAGGATTGACACAATATTCGGAGTTACATTCATGGTTATTTCAGCCCAGCACCCAAGGCTCCTTGAGCTTTCCTCAAAAGATAAGAGAAAAGAGGTTTCAGAATTCATAAGAAAGTGCAGCAGGGTTTCAACTTCTGAAGAGGAATCCCTCCTTGAAAAGCAGGGGGTTTTCATAGGAAGATATGCAGAGAATCCTATAACAAAGGAGAAGATTCCGGTTTATGCAGGAAACTTCGTTGTTGCAGATTACGGTTGCGGAATGGTGATGGCTGTCCCTGCGCACGACGAAAGGGATTATGCCTTTGCCAAAAAATACAATATCCCGATAAAAGAGGTAATATCCGGGGGAGACATCTCCAAGGCGGCATTCACTGATTATGGGAAACTTGTGAATTCAGGGGAATTCTCAGGGCTCTCAAGCGAAGAGGCAAAAGAAAAGCTTG
The Candidatus Woesearchaeota archaeon genome window above contains:
- the leuS gene encoding leucine--tRNA ligase; this encodes MEEKGAGEERDMRLRLNEISLKWQKEWEKSKIFRAVETSSRKKYYVMEMFPYPSASFLHMGHVRNYAIGDVFARYKRMCGFNVLYPMGYDSFGLPAENAAKKSNIHPSEYTHDSIKKIMEYQKALGSSYDWDRAISTCEPEYYKWNQFFFIKMMEKGLVYRKKAPVNWCPKCESVLANEEAEGGKCWRCESDVVKKELPQWFMKITAYADELLEGLSGLEWPEKIKTMQENWIGKSHGVEINFKIDDEDWAVFTTRIDTIFGVTFMVISAQHPRLLELSSKDKRKEVSEFIRKCSRVSTSEEESLLEKQGVFIGRYAENPITKEKIPVYAGNFVVADYGCGMVMAVPAHDERDYAFAKKYNIPIKEVISGGDISKAAFTDYGKLVNSGEFSGLSSEEAKEKLALYAEKKKIGKKVVNFKIRDWMISRQRYWGTPIPVIYCEKCGAVPVPEKDLPVLLPEKVDFKAKENPLLKSMEFLNAKCPKCRGIAKRETDTMGGFMDSSWYFLRYCSPHAKDVPFDNKAVQYWMPVDQYIG